A stretch of the Bacillus sp. B-jedd genome encodes the following:
- a CDS encoding ABC transporter permease: MFTAIFGAFESGIIYAIMALGVYLSFRILDFPDLTVDGSFVTGAAIAATMIVNGHNPFIATAAALVAGFAAGCITGILHTAGKINALLSGILVMIALYSINLRIMGRSNVALLNKDTSLTAVSNASDKTGIDSFMNGILSSMGLEDSLPSTWGILLFMIVVTLMIKLFTDWFLKTEIGLAVRATGDNKRMISSFSANTNLLIILALGISNSMVAFSGAMIAQQAGFADVGMGIGMIIIGLASVIIGEALFGAKTIARATLAVLGGAIVYRLVVSIALRFDFLDPGDMKLITALIVIISLVGPKVLAGIKEKKRKERKRAERLTLMQKVNAGKGDGHAALKSD; this comes from the coding sequence GTGTTTACAGCAATTTTCGGGGCATTTGAATCAGGTATTATTTATGCAATCATGGCGCTCGGGGTCTATCTATCCTTTAGAATCCTTGATTTTCCAGATTTGACGGTTGATGGGAGCTTCGTTACCGGCGCCGCGATTGCCGCAACAATGATTGTGAATGGCCATAATCCGTTCATTGCTACCGCGGCAGCCCTAGTGGCAGGTTTCGCGGCTGGATGCATTACTGGCATCCTTCATACTGCCGGGAAAATAAATGCGCTCCTTTCCGGGATCCTCGTCATGATCGCCTTATACTCGATCAATCTCCGCATTATGGGAAGGTCAAACGTTGCCTTGCTTAACAAGGACACTTCGCTGACAGCCGTCAGCAATGCTTCGGACAAAACGGGTATCGACTCATTTATGAACGGCATCCTGTCTTCCATGGGACTTGAGGACAGCCTTCCTTCGACTTGGGGAATCCTCCTGTTCATGATTGTCGTTACTTTAATGATAAAGTTGTTTACCGATTGGTTCCTTAAAACCGAAATAGGCCTCGCCGTTAGGGCGACAGGCGACAATAAGCGAATGATAAGCAGCTTCTCGGCCAATACCAATCTGCTTATCATCCTTGCTTTAGGTATTTCCAATTCGATGGTTGCTTTTTCGGGTGCGATGATTGCCCAGCAGGCAGGTTTTGCCGATGTGGGTATGGGAATCGGGATGATCATCATCGGACTTGCATCCGTCATCATAGGTGAAGCATTGTTCGGTGCGAAAACAATCGCAAGGGCAACGCTCGCGGTCTTAGGCGGCGCCATCGTCTACAGACTCGTCGTGTCCATTGCGTTACGATTTGATTTCCTTGATCCAGGTGATATGAAACTGATTACGGCGTTGATCGTTATCATTTCCCTCGTAGGGCCGAAAGTGCTTGCTGGTATTAAGGAAAAGAAACGGAAAGAACGAAAAAGAGCTGAACGGCTAACGCTTATGCAAAAGGTGAATGCTGGAAAGGGGGATGGCCATGCTGCGCTTAAATCAGATTAA
- a CDS encoding ABC transporter ATP-binding protein: protein MLRLNQINKVFNEGTPDEKIAIDHVQLELKRGDFVTVIGSNGAGKSTLMNIISGAIQPDIGEIFLDGKNVTSMTEYNRSKLIGRVFQDPMAGTAPSMTIEENLAMAYSRNKNRTFRQGVTKKRRELFKEVLETLHLGLENRLTAKVGLLSGGERQALSLLMATFTEPCVLLLDEHTAALDPSRAELITNLTKQIINQYGLTTLMVTHNMQQAIDLGNRLIMMDKGQIILEVNEEDKKKLTIEGLLEEFQRIRGTQMASDRALLS, encoded by the coding sequence ATGCTGCGCTTAAATCAGATTAATAAAGTCTTCAACGAAGGCACCCCCGATGAAAAAATAGCCATTGACCATGTACAACTTGAACTGAAACGCGGGGATTTCGTCACGGTCATCGGCAGTAATGGAGCGGGAAAATCCACGTTGATGAATATTATCTCCGGAGCAATTCAGCCGGATATCGGGGAGATATTCCTTGATGGCAAAAATGTTACCTCAATGACGGAGTATAACCGCTCGAAATTAATCGGCCGGGTCTTCCAGGATCCGATGGCCGGCACCGCGCCGAGCATGACAATAGAAGAAAATCTGGCCATGGCCTATTCGCGCAACAAAAACCGAACCTTCAGGCAAGGCGTGACAAAAAAACGCAGGGAACTATTCAAGGAAGTATTGGAGACACTCCACCTTGGGCTGGAGAACAGGCTGACAGCAAAGGTTGGCCTCCTTTCCGGAGGTGAGCGGCAGGCGCTTTCGCTGCTGATGGCCACATTCACGGAGCCTTGTGTCCTTTTGCTGGATGAACACACTGCCGCCCTTGATCCTTCCAGGGCAGAATTGATTACGAATCTTACGAAACAAATCATTAATCAATACGGGCTGACAACTTTGATGGTCACCCACAACATGCAGCAGGCGATCGATCTTGGAAACCGGCTGATTATGATGGATAAAGGACAGATTATCCTTGAAGTAAATGAAGAGGATAAGAAGAAACTGACAATTGAAGGCCTGCTTGAAGAATTCCAGCGGATCCGCGGCACCCAGATGGCAAGCGACCGTGCTTTGCTATCATAA
- a CDS encoding 3-oxoadipyl-CoA thiolase gives MKLREAVIIDAVRTPIGRYNGALKHVRPDDLGAAVIKALLERNPSVPLEEIEEVVLGNANQAGEDNRNVARMSALLAGLPVSVAGTTINRLCGSGLDAVNYAARAILAGEGDIFIAGGTESMTRAPFVMAKPAAGFPRGNMELMDTTIGWRFINPKLEEQYGTDSMPETAENVASDYSISRLEQDEFAFKSQMKAKEAVERGIFAEEIIPVKYTDKKGNEIVIDKDEHPRSDTTIEKLGKLKPLFENGSVTAGNASGVNDGAAAILMMSAEKASELGLKPLAKYIVSAVAGVQPRIMGIGPVFATRKALNRAGLHAEDIGLCELNEAFAAQSIACINDMGIDPDIVNVNGGAIAFGHPLGASGARILTTLVHEMKRRKTRYGLASMCVGVGQGIATIIERHEG, from the coding sequence TTGAAGCTTAGGGAAGCGGTTATTATCGATGCGGTAAGAACTCCGATTGGCAGGTATAACGGAGCTTTAAAACATGTGCGGCCTGACGACCTCGGAGCTGCGGTCATCAAGGCGCTCTTGGAAAGGAATCCGTCTGTTCCGTTGGAAGAGATTGAAGAAGTCGTGCTCGGCAATGCAAACCAGGCGGGCGAGGACAACCGCAATGTCGCGAGAATGTCGGCCCTTTTAGCAGGCTTGCCCGTTTCAGTCGCCGGGACGACCATCAACAGGCTTTGTGGTTCCGGCCTTGATGCGGTAAACTATGCAGCAAGAGCGATTCTGGCAGGCGAGGGGGATATCTTTATCGCGGGCGGGACCGAAAGCATGACCCGCGCTCCATTTGTCATGGCAAAGCCTGCAGCAGGATTTCCAAGAGGCAATATGGAATTAATGGATACGACGATTGGCTGGCGCTTTATCAACCCGAAACTCGAAGAACAATACGGAACAGACAGCATGCCAGAAACGGCGGAGAACGTCGCGTCGGATTATTCCATTAGCAGGCTGGAGCAGGATGAATTCGCATTCAAAAGCCAGATGAAAGCAAAGGAAGCGGTAGAAAGAGGAATATTCGCTGAAGAAATCATCCCTGTTAAGTATACTGACAAAAAGGGGAATGAGATTGTCATTGATAAAGATGAGCATCCAAGAAGTGATACGACTATAGAAAAGCTTGGAAAGCTGAAACCACTCTTTGAAAATGGCTCGGTGACTGCTGGTAACGCATCCGGTGTAAATGATGGCGCCGCGGCGATTTTAATGATGAGCGCCGAAAAGGCATCAGAGCTCGGACTTAAGCCGCTAGCAAAGTATATTGTCTCGGCGGTGGCTGGGGTCCAGCCGAGGATCATGGGAATCGGTCCTGTTTTTGCCACTAGGAAAGCATTGAACAGGGCAGGCCTTCATGCAGAGGACATCGGCCTTTGTGAATTGAATGAAGCCTTTGCCGCACAGTCGATTGCCTGTATTAACGACATGGGAATCGATCCGGATATTGTCAATGTAAATGGGGGAGCAATCGCTTTCGGGCATCCTCTTGGCGCTAGCGGCGCAAGGATATTAACAACGCTTGTTCATGAGATGAAGAGAAGAAAAACCCGATATGGTCTGGCATCGATGTGTGTTGGAGTTGGCCAGGGAATCGCAACGATAATAGAAAGACATGAAGGATAA
- a CDS encoding Leu/Phe/Val dehydrogenase, with product MKALPLTEGDIKSVDIFQKISEHEQIVFCNDETTGLKAIIAIHSTKLGPALGGCRMRPYESTDEALEDALRLAKGMTYKCAAADVDFGGGKAVIIGDPQKDKSPELFRAFGQFVDSLNGRFYTGTDMGTSPDDFVHAMKETNCIVGVGEAYGGSGDSSIPTSEGVLNGIRATNKVIWGTDQLAGRSYAIQGLGKVGYKVAERLLEEGADLYVTDISEEAVARLAKQARSLGTSIKAVASDEIYSQDADVFVPCALGGILNAETIPQLKCLAVAGSANNQLGDARHGRLLQEKGILYAPDYIVNAGGLIQVADELYKPNKERVMQKTTAIYDSLLDIYRHAAEEGVTTVEAADRFCEARIEARVRRNSFFSHHKRPKWAVRY from the coding sequence ATGAAAGCGTTACCATTAACGGAGGGAGACATCAAGAGCGTGGATATTTTCCAAAAAATCAGCGAGCATGAACAAATTGTATTCTGCAATGATGAAACAACAGGCCTGAAAGCAATCATTGCCATTCATAGCACGAAATTGGGCCCTGCCCTTGGAGGATGCAGAATGCGTCCATATGAGAGCACCGACGAGGCGCTCGAGGATGCTTTACGTCTCGCAAAAGGGATGACTTATAAGTGTGCGGCCGCCGATGTCGATTTTGGCGGAGGGAAGGCAGTGATTATCGGTGATCCCCAAAAAGATAAATCACCAGAATTATTCAGGGCATTTGGCCAGTTCGTCGATTCTCTGAATGGGCGCTTTTATACAGGTACTGATATGGGAACGAGCCCAGACGATTTCGTCCATGCCATGAAGGAAACGAACTGTATCGTTGGAGTTGGTGAAGCATATGGCGGAAGCGGAGATTCCTCGATCCCGACCTCGGAAGGAGTCCTGAACGGTATCCGGGCAACAAATAAAGTCATCTGGGGAACGGATCAGCTGGCGGGCCGATCGTATGCCATCCAAGGTCTTGGAAAGGTAGGCTATAAAGTGGCCGAACGGCTCCTGGAGGAAGGGGCGGACCTTTATGTAACGGATATCAGTGAAGAGGCAGTGGCACGGCTGGCTAAGCAGGCAAGGTCGCTTGGCACTTCAATAAAAGCGGTGGCGAGTGATGAAATATACTCTCAGGACGCGGATGTCTTCGTCCCGTGCGCGCTTGGCGGCATTCTTAATGCCGAAACCATACCGCAGCTTAAATGCCTGGCTGTCGCGGGTTCTGCAAATAATCAGCTTGGCGATGCAAGGCACGGGCGGCTTCTCCAGGAAAAGGGGATTCTTTACGCGCCGGATTACATTGTCAATGCGGGCGGACTTATCCAGGTTGCCGATGAGCTTTATAAGCCAAATAAAGAGAGGGTCATGCAGAAAACAACAGCTATTTATGATTCCCTGCTGGATATTTATAGGCATGCCGCTGAAGAAGGCGTCACGACTGTTGAAGCTGCTGACCGGTTCTGCGAAGCCCGGATTGAGGCCCGTGTCAGGAGAAACAGCTTTTTCTCCCATCACAAACGTCCAAAATGGGCGGTGCGCTACTAA
- a CDS encoding aldehyde dehydrogenase family protein yields MSTVKEQKFEPLAVKRGFYHLIINGERAESQSGETYAVINPATGDEVATVAKASIADAERAIDAARTAFNIGKWRRSPVNKRSRTLNKIASIMRSRFNELVELEILDTGKSLAAAQGQVMQAIEDFEFYAGAIVSHRGAVNSMPGAFQNITEKEPVGVCAQIIPWNYPLMMAAWKIAPAIAVGCSVVVKPASLTPLTAIVLGEICIEAGVPDGVVNILPGAGSEIGNYLVEHPNVDKVAFTGSTPIGKDIMAKASKTLKRVTLELGGKSPNIVFEDADLDAAVDGSLFGIFYNSGQSCEARSRLYVHESIYDEFMEKFIAKTKKLKLGNPFEKETHVGAIISRSQLEVIDGYVQSALQEGATAETGGREATVEGYENGYWYEPTILTNVNHGMKAVREEIFGPVVVVMKFTDEKEAIKLANDSDYGLGSAVWTRDYGRATRVSKQIQAGIVMVNCPFSAFPGTPFGGYKQSGFGRELSIETLDLYTETKSIISYFGPKPLNPLGV; encoded by the coding sequence ATGTCGACAGTAAAAGAGCAAAAATTTGAGCCGCTTGCGGTGAAACGTGGCTTTTATCATCTGATTATTAACGGGGAACGCGCTGAAAGCCAGTCAGGAGAAACTTATGCCGTTATCAATCCAGCAACTGGAGATGAGGTTGCCACGGTAGCCAAAGCGTCCATCGCCGATGCCGAACGGGCAATAGATGCTGCCAGAACCGCCTTTAACATTGGGAAATGGCGTCGTTCCCCTGTAAATAAACGTTCCCGTACATTAAATAAAATTGCCTCGATCATGCGCTCTAGATTCAATGAGCTTGTTGAATTGGAAATCCTTGATACAGGAAAATCACTTGCGGCAGCCCAGGGCCAAGTTATGCAGGCGATTGAAGACTTTGAATTTTACGCGGGAGCAATTGTCAGCCACCGTGGCGCGGTAAACAGCATGCCCGGCGCGTTCCAAAACATAACAGAAAAAGAGCCGGTGGGCGTATGCGCCCAGATTATCCCTTGGAACTATCCGCTAATGATGGCGGCCTGGAAAATCGCCCCAGCGATAGCAGTCGGCTGTTCTGTTGTCGTAAAGCCAGCTTCCCTTACTCCGTTGACCGCCATCGTCCTGGGTGAAATTTGCATTGAAGCAGGAGTGCCTGACGGTGTCGTCAATATTCTGCCAGGAGCGGGGTCTGAGATCGGGAATTATCTGGTCGAGCATCCGAATGTCGACAAGGTCGCCTTCACAGGGTCGACGCCGATTGGCAAGGATATTATGGCAAAAGCCTCAAAGACACTGAAGCGTGTCACGCTTGAACTTGGCGGCAAGTCGCCGAATATCGTATTTGAAGATGCGGATCTAGATGCGGCGGTCGATGGGTCGCTGTTCGGGATTTTCTACAATAGCGGCCAATCATGCGAAGCGCGTTCGCGTCTTTATGTTCATGAAAGCATTTATGATGAATTTATGGAAAAATTCATTGCCAAAACGAAAAAGCTGAAGCTTGGCAACCCATTTGAAAAAGAGACCCATGTCGGGGCGATTATCAGCCGTTCCCAGCTGGAGGTCATTGACGGCTATGTCCAATCAGCCCTCCAGGAAGGAGCGACCGCCGAAACAGGCGGAAGGGAAGCGACTGTTGAAGGCTATGAAAATGGTTATTGGTACGAACCTACCATTCTCACAAATGTTAACCACGGAATGAAGGCAGTCCGCGAGGAAATTTTCGGGCCGGTTGTAGTTGTAATGAAATTTACGGACGAAAAAGAGGCGATCAAATTAGCGAATGACAGTGACTACGGCCTCGGTTCGGCCGTTTGGACGAGGGATTACGGCAGGGCGACGCGCGTTTCCAAGCAAATCCAGGCTGGTATTGTCATGGTGAATTGTCCGTTCTCCGCATTCCCGGGAACTCCTTTCGGCGGCTATAAGCAGTCCGGATTTGGAAGAGAACTGTCCATTGAAACACTTGATCTCTATACAGAAACAAAGAGCATCATTTCCTATTTCGGGCCAAAGCCTCTAAACCCACTAGGCGTTTAG
- a CDS encoding NAD(P)H-dependent flavin oxidoreductase: MNKLTKLLNIRYPIIQGGMGNISNAQLAAAVSEAGGLGTIGTGTMEPGEVERIIIETKTRTSKPFAVNVALGVSPYVKDLLALAVKHKVPVVSLSAGNPAPFIGRLHDEGIKVLAVTASVRHAEKAEKAGADVIVAEGYEAAGINSPLETTTLTLIPQITSTVGVPVVAAGGIADGRGLAAMLSLGASGIQMGTRFIAVKEAPFHAIYKKLITEATDTSTLVVGRSAGMVRRLLDIPYARKLLAEEKSGASLADLMDLTSEYYHKKGAISGNIEEGFLNAGQIAGLIKDIPSAKELLDRMVEEAIIALKTSQIQLEKHN; the protein is encoded by the coding sequence GTGAATAAGCTAACAAAATTGCTTAACATCCGGTATCCGATTATTCAAGGCGGGATGGGCAATATCAGCAATGCTCAACTGGCTGCGGCGGTTTCCGAGGCCGGAGGGCTTGGGACAATCGGTACCGGTACGATGGAACCAGGGGAAGTAGAGAGAATAATAATAGAAACTAAGACTCGTACCTCCAAACCGTTTGCTGTTAATGTTGCTCTCGGTGTTTCTCCGTATGTGAAGGACCTGCTCGCCCTGGCTGTAAAACACAAGGTTCCAGTCGTGTCTCTTTCGGCAGGGAACCCAGCTCCGTTTATTGGCAGATTGCATGATGAAGGGATTAAGGTATTAGCGGTGACCGCTTCTGTGAGGCATGCAGAAAAGGCGGAGAAAGCGGGAGCTGATGTTATTGTCGCTGAGGGGTATGAAGCGGCGGGAATCAACTCGCCACTTGAAACAACTACTCTCACTCTTATTCCGCAGATTACTAGTACAGTAGGGGTACCTGTCGTCGCTGCCGGTGGCATCGCAGATGGGAGGGGGCTTGCCGCCATGCTGTCTCTCGGCGCAAGCGGCATTCAAATGGGGACAAGGTTCATCGCGGTTAAAGAAGCTCCCTTTCATGCTATCTACAAAAAGCTGATAACTGAAGCGACTGATACTTCAACTCTGGTCGTCGGCAGATCTGCCGGCATGGTCCGGAGGCTCCTTGATATCCCATATGCACGAAAGCTGTTGGCGGAAGAAAAATCGGGAGCGAGTTTAGCGGATTTAATGGATTTGACGAGCGAATATTATCATAAAAAGGGAGCGATCAGCGGCAATATTGAAGAAGGTTTTCTTAATGCCGGCCAAATAGCGGGATTGATTAAAGATATTCCCTCTGCCAAGGAACTATTGGACCGAATGGTTGAAGAAGCAATAATAGCCCTAAAAACCTCGCAAATTCAACTAGAGAAACATAACTGA
- a CDS encoding ABC transporter substrate-binding protein, protein MRKAAKAMSFALAGMLLLAGCGNKESAGGKTGGGEEKEKEYTVGVSQFAPHPSLDAATEGFKKALEDKGLKVKFIDQNAQGDQNNTRSIAQNFAGDKVDMIFANATPSAQAALSVTKDIPILFTSVTDPVGAGLVKSFDEPGDNITGTTDNHPDATKKTIDFMTKEVGAKKIGIVYNSGEQNSVVQVEAVEKLAKENGASLVKVSVSTSAEVKQASESLVGRVDAIYVPTDNTVVSALESVISVANSKKIPLFVGELDSMKKGAVAASGFSYYDLGYETGEMAAEILAGKKKPSEIPVALPQSLTLMINKKAAEAQGLTVKDEWKNAGEFYEE, encoded by the coding sequence ATGAGAAAAGCTGCTAAAGCAATGTCTTTCGCGCTTGCAGGGATGTTGCTGCTCGCTGGCTGCGGAAACAAAGAGTCTGCCGGCGGTAAAACAGGCGGAGGGGAAGAAAAAGAAAAGGAATACACAGTAGGCGTGTCACAGTTTGCGCCGCATCCTTCTCTGGATGCTGCAACGGAAGGGTTTAAGAAAGCCCTCGAGGATAAAGGCCTCAAGGTTAAATTCATTGACCAAAACGCACAGGGTGACCAGAACAATACCCGTTCCATCGCCCAAAATTTCGCAGGTGATAAGGTCGATATGATTTTCGCCAATGCGACACCGAGCGCACAAGCTGCCCTTAGTGTCACAAAAGATATTCCGATCTTGTTCACTTCCGTAACTGACCCTGTCGGAGCCGGACTGGTGAAATCATTCGATGAACCCGGTGATAACATTACCGGAACAACGGATAACCATCCAGATGCAACTAAAAAGACGATTGATTTCATGACGAAGGAAGTCGGCGCGAAGAAAATCGGGATTGTTTACAATTCCGGGGAACAGAACTCTGTCGTCCAGGTAGAAGCCGTTGAAAAACTGGCGAAGGAAAATGGAGCTTCATTAGTAAAAGTTTCCGTTTCAACTTCCGCTGAGGTCAAGCAAGCTTCTGAATCGCTTGTCGGCCGTGTCGATGCCATTTATGTTCCAACTGATAATACTGTTGTATCTGCCCTTGAGTCCGTCATTTCCGTTGCAAACAGCAAAAAGATCCCGCTTTTTGTCGGTGAGCTTGATTCCATGAAAAAAGGTGCCGTTGCAGCGAGCGGATTCAGTTATTACGATCTTGGATATGAAACTGGAGAGATGGCCGCGGAAATTCTGGCTGGAAAGAAGAAGCCTTCGGAAATTCCGGTCGCCCTTCCACAGAGCCTGACATTAATGATCAATAAAAAGGCCGCTGAAGCACAGGGGCTGACAGTTAAAGACGAATGGAAAAATGCCGGGGAGTTCTATGAAGAGTAA
- a CDS encoding 3-hydroxyacyl-CoA dehydrogenase, giving the protein MKNVVVIGSGVMGRGIAYVSAAGGFTVTLVDIREQQLEAAKENILSIFEGARSRGKLSEKEMKIGIERLSYSTNLEETVKTADLVIEAVPEVLSIKRDVFEKIDRHAPETCLFASNTSTMSPTEIGSFTSRPEKVIAMHFFNPVHKMKLVEIIRGLETSDETAAAIRAAAEKMGKETVVVNEFPGFVTSRISALVGNEAFYMLQEGVGTPEEIDKAIRLGLNYPMGPFELGDLVGLDTRLNNLKYLHEKLGEKYRPAPLLEQYVKAGRLGRKSGRGVYDYSNKDRLD; this is encoded by the coding sequence ATGAAAAATGTGGTTGTCATCGGCTCAGGGGTCATGGGGCGCGGCATAGCCTATGTTAGCGCCGCGGGCGGTTTTACTGTTACACTTGTTGATATTAGGGAGCAGCAGCTTGAAGCTGCCAAAGAAAATATCCTGTCAATCTTTGAAGGCGCGAGAAGCCGCGGGAAGCTATCGGAAAAGGAAATGAAGATTGGGATTGAACGATTATCTTACTCGACTAACCTTGAGGAGACGGTAAAAACGGCGGACCTTGTGATTGAGGCTGTCCCAGAGGTGCTCTCCATTAAACGCGATGTTTTTGAAAAAATAGATAGGCATGCGCCTGAGACCTGCCTCTTTGCGTCAAATACATCGACCATGAGCCCAACTGAAATAGGTTCATTTACGTCGAGGCCAGAAAAAGTGATTGCCATGCATTTTTTCAACCCTGTCCATAAAATGAAGCTGGTCGAAATTATTCGCGGTTTGGAAACAAGTGATGAAACGGCAGCGGCAATTCGGGCAGCGGCGGAAAAGATGGGCAAGGAAACGGTTGTGGTCAACGAGTTTCCCGGGTTTGTCACGAGCAGGATCAGTGCCCTCGTCGGGAATGAAGCCTTTTATATGCTGCAAGAAGGGGTAGGAACTCCTGAAGAGATTGACAAGGCGATAAGGCTGGGTCTCAATTACCCTATGGGGCCGTTTGAGCTCGGGGATCTGGTCGGCCTTGATACAAGGTTGAATAATTTGAAATACCTTCATGAAAAACTTGGGGAAAAGTACAGGCCGGCGCCCCTTCTTGAGCAATATGTAAAAGCAGGCCGGCTAGGCAGGAAAAGCGGGCGTGGCGTCTATGATTATTCCAACAAAGATAGACTTGACTGA
- the paaX gene encoding phenylacetic acid degradation operon negative regulatory protein PaaX: protein MNTRSMIFTLYGDYISHYGNKIWIGSLIRLLEEFGHNSQSVRAAISRMNKQGWVQAEKAGNKSYYSLTPRGIRRIEEAAKRIFKLKPEEWDGKWRILMYSIPEEIRSVRDELRKELIWSGFGTLSNSFWISANTLENEVYDLIDKYQIEDYVDFFVAEYSGPKENIRLVEKCWDLDEINKRYEEFIKIYSQKYIIEKNMILKGQMTDADCFVERTKLVHEYRKFLFIDPGLPEELLPEKWLGSHAAALFADYYKELASPASRFFESVFREGNELEERDEDYDILEHPYIID, encoded by the coding sequence GTGAATACTAGATCAATGATTTTTACTTTATACGGCGACTATATTTCCCACTACGGGAATAAAATCTGGATTGGCAGCCTGATCAGGCTTTTGGAGGAGTTCGGCCATAACAGCCAGTCTGTACGAGCAGCCATTTCAAGGATGAATAAACAGGGATGGGTTCAGGCGGAGAAGGCGGGCAATAAAAGTTACTATTCGCTTACTCCGAGGGGGATCAGGCGTATAGAAGAGGCCGCCAAAAGGATTTTCAAGCTGAAACCCGAGGAATGGGACGGCAAATGGCGGATACTTATGTACTCGATTCCCGAGGAAATCCGGAGCGTCCGGGATGAACTAAGGAAGGAATTGATCTGGAGCGGGTTCGGAACTCTCTCTAACAGTTTCTGGATTTCGGCAAATACACTTGAAAATGAAGTATACGATTTAATTGACAAGTATCAAATCGAAGATTATGTTGATTTCTTTGTCGCTGAGTACAGCGGGCCGAAAGAAAACATCCGCCTGGTAGAAAAATGCTGGGATCTTGATGAAATCAATAAGAGGTATGAAGAATTTATAAAAATATACAGCCAGAAATACATCATTGAGAAAAATATGATTTTAAAGGGTCAGATGACGGACGCGGATTGTTTCGTGGAGCGGACCAAGCTAGTCCATGAATACCGTAAATTCCTTTTTATTGATCCAGGCCTGCCGGAGGAGCTGCTGCCAGAAAAATGGCTTGGCAGCCATGCGGCCGCTTTATTCGCGGATTATTATAAAGAGCTTGCCTCCCCGGCGTCGAGGTTCTTCGAATCGGTATTCCGCGAAGGAAATGAACTTGAGGAACGCGATGAAGACTACGACATCCTTGAGCATCCATATATTATTGATTAA
- a CDS encoding thioesterase family protein translates to MKPGMKVGLQETIRITVTKKMFAEFGGEIVHPAYSTAWMVYHMEWASRKIILPYLEEEEEGMGASVSVKHTAPGRLDDELIITATLLSHTERSVMTEVTVNGPDGLIGIGEVKQAILPKLKIRSMLNS, encoded by the coding sequence ATGAAACCCGGAATGAAAGTTGGCCTCCAGGAAACCATCAGGATCACCGTCACCAAAAAAATGTTCGCGGAATTTGGCGGAGAGATTGTCCATCCCGCCTATTCGACCGCCTGGATGGTCTACCATATGGAATGGGCCTCCAGGAAAATCATCTTGCCATACCTCGAGGAAGAGGAGGAAGGGATGGGGGCCTCAGTTTCCGTCAAGCATACCGCGCCTGGCAGGCTGGATGATGAACTTATTATAACAGCGACGCTCCTCTCCCATACAGAACGGTCTGTCATGACAGAAGTGACTGTCAATGGGCCGGATGGATTGATAGGGATAGGAGAAGTCAAACAGGCAATTTTGCCAAAATTGAAAATTCGCAGTATGCTAAATTCATAG